CGCGAGTGACAGTTAAAGACGTTCTTTTTCGCGTTGATGGTGAAGGATGCTTTGCTTCCGGTGTGGCCCGGGAGCGGACAGTTCCCCCGGTAGTTCCTTAGTTCAACTCCGTAGCGGGTGCAGACTTCTTCAATATTCACGGCCTTTTTGATGGCCGCAAAGTCGATTCTCCTGTCGGGCATTGTGACCCCTCCTAGTTGTGATTGAGCTGTCCTCACCCTAAGAGACCCGGCACGACCTGTCAAACCGCTCCGAGGGGACACCCCCTCGACCCCCACGAGGTCGGCAAGCCCCCTCTACACCCCCCACGGCCGCCCGCCAGCCCCGCGATCCACGTGGTCTCGCTTCACTGCTTAGAGGGAACGGTCGGTCCTCGCCGGGTTAGCCAGTAGGTAACCCGGCTCCGTAACCGACCGATTCATGAGTGCAGTGATGCGAGCTGCACAAAGGTCGGAATCACAAAGCAATCGAAGCAGAAATGCCGGAATACGAAGTCATCATCGTGAGCGTGGATGCGCATAAGTGCACGATGCCCGCGCTGTCGAAGGAAGAAGCAGAGCAACAGGCATTGCATCTCTTCGACGACCGTCCCGAGGCGTTGATATCCGTACTACGCCATGTGCAGGTGGTGGATGTGAGGGAAGTGGAGGAATGAACGAGGAAACGTATCGGAGCTTGTGCAAGATTCTCGATTACCTCTACGAGGACGAACAGGGGCATTGGGAGGAGAACGAGAGACCCACGCTCCACATCTTCACGGACATCCGCCAAGTTCAGGGTTGGGCGGATGAGGTGAGAGGAAAGTTGCCGTAGATATCAACCCCGCATTGGCTTGAGAACGATGCGGGGCTTTTTCGTGTTCGCGTAGGCGGCCGGTACCCGCCCACCCCGAAAATGTAGGGGGCTTGTCGGACGGCGCCGAGATCGATTTGTTGAAAAGTTTCGAGCGAACCTTATTTCGATAGCCACTCTAGGAGTGCGGCGGTGCCTCGCGAGATCCGGCAAAACTGGTCCTGCTCACCGACGGCTATTCGACCGGGATTGATGCGGGCCTCGCGAGCTTCGACAGCGATGGGTTCACCGTGAACTGGAATATCGTCGGGGCGGGCTTTGACGCGTACTGCATTGCGCGCGGAATGCGGTGATCAGATGGGTAACGACCGGGGCATCCCGGATAGAGCCTCAATCTTCCGCCGGCAGTGTGGGACCACTTTCGACCTGCCATCCCTTTAGGGTTATTTGTAAGAATCAGTGCATATCAGACTTTTCTGAAAGGAGATAACGTAATGCCTGGTAAAGGTAGGGATCGTATGGTTTCCCAGCGACCTGATGGCAAGTGGGCCAACAAACGTAACGATGCAGACAAGGCTTCGAGTCTGCACGATACGCAAGGAGACGCGGCGAGAGCCGCCAAAGAGATGCTTCTTAATCAGGGAGGTGGTGAACTGACAATCAAGGGGCTTGACGGTAAAATCCGCAGCAAGGACACCATCGCGCCCGGAAACGATCCGAATCCGCCCCGAGACAAAGAGCACTAAGAAGCGACCACCGGATCTCCGAAAACTCTGTCTTCCCCCTTGAGTTCGGACTCTGAACGCATGCCGTCAGTCCTGGCGCTACTTCTTCCGCTTGGCGACCCACGTTCGCATGCATTGCATCAGTTCGTCGACAGGGAGTCGCTTGATATCTCGATCAGAGAATCCACGAGCTTTCAAGATGTCGTAGTTGTCTGACATGAAATCGAGGAAGGCTCCCCACACGGCAGAAGGCCCCGGGGAGGCCTTGCTCGCCGCGTTGGCGGCTAACCAGTTTCTAACGATCGTCACGACCTCCTGAGGGTCGTCATCGTGAACGGCAATGTCGGAATTGGAGAGGTCCGAAATTGCTGCCTGATAGCGATATTTCTCCGTTTCCAAAATGAGACATCGCTTGTTTGGCCACGTACCCTTACCGAACAAACGGCATCCGACATCGAGCCCGAGTTCAAAAGGCATATTCAGGCGGTAGAATTCACCCGCCTTCAGCGCTCTTATCCGGGACAAGTCATGTATAGCGTACTTTGATTCCTTGATAAGGGTCACGACCTTGTGTATCCGGGCCTCACCTGAATCCAGACGCTCCAAAGCAATCCTTGGCTGGAGTCGCAGGTAAATGATCGCAAATAATATCGGACGAAGAATGGGTAGGTACTTGTCGTCAAACGGACAATTCACGAAGACATTTTGAGCAAATCCCATACGGGAATTCAGTCAGCGCTTGTCTGTGGGAGGATGAGGATCATTGCCGTATGAGTTCTTTTCCCGAATCGTCCCATCGGAATGGTGGATATAGATCTCTCCGCCGTTCTTCCCGGCCAGTTGTCTTGCATAGTCTACGGCATCGCCCTGCTTCCCAAACACTCGACTGGCTCGCGACGAGCCGGACTTGCGAACACTCCACCCTCCGCCTGAATTCGGCACAACATGTCGACTCGTTTTGCTCAAATTGCCTCTCCGATTAGAAGTTCGCATGCCGTCTATTCTAATCCAAATTTCCCCTCTCGCGGCCTCGGATGCGAACGTCCAGAAGACGAACGACTCGAGGGCACACAGTCTATCGGTTCGTACGTCCGCCGTCGGTCAGCGCCTCACCCCTACTTGCGCGGTCCAGTCGACAACTGGAGAATTGCTTCACTGCATGCTCTGAAGCTCTTTAATGGTTCTGTTCTCGGAGCATTATGCTTTTCATCAGCTCGTTAAGACCAGCAGGCCAGGAAGCCCGCGGAGGAAATCGGCTCCATGATGAATAGATCGTAGCTTGCTCTTTCTGAACGTACAGGGCAAAGCGAGCGAAGAACTCTTTGCGCTTCTGGGGCCCCATGTCGACGTAACGTTGTGCAAGATTCTGGTCGAGTACCCAGCCGTTGAGGTGATTTGTCGACGTGCTCCCTGCCATGGTCCACAAGTGCTCCATGAGCGGCATCACGCCGGAAAGAGGTTCGAACATGAAGTTGGGACGATATTCAAAAAGAATGTCGGGATACTGGCTGCGCAAATACTCCGCAGGTTCTCCCGCGCCTCGAAGAGATTCAACCATGAGCCATGAGTTCCAGTCGATGTAGCAGTCCATTTGTAAGACTGCGTTCTTGAGGTCCTTTTCGCCGCCAAAGAGAGCAGCAATTCTTTCACTGCGCGCGTATCGCTGAACTGCCATGAGGGCGTGCGATAGATCCGGATGTCCCCATTCGGATGTGATCGGCCAAAAGAGCATCGGCCTGACGAGGGCATTTTCAGTTTCGAGAGGACCGACTGCCGCCGGGACGAGATGC
This portion of the Bdellovibrionota bacterium genome encodes:
- a CDS encoding DUF2188 domain-containing protein codes for the protein MVSQRPDGKWANKRNDADKASSLHDTQGDAARAAKEMLLNQGGGELTIKGLDGKIRSKDTIAPGNDPNPPRDKEH
- a CDS encoding DUF2188 domain-containing protein codes for the protein MRTSNRRGNLSKTSRHVVPNSGGGWSVRKSGSSRASRVFGKQGDAVDYARQLAGKNGGEIYIHHSDGTIREKNSYGNDPHPPTDKR